GGCGCGGCGGAGGAATACGAGCTCCCCGTCGGTGTAGCGTAGTACGCTGTCGTCGACGCGGTGTACTATCTCCCGGTCGTGGGCTACAACGTAGTCCGCTATGCCGCGTAGGTGGGTGAAGACGCACTCCAGGGTTGTGCACATGGGGTAGCCTGTCTCGTTCCCGCTCGTCATGATGAGGAATCCGTCGCGGACCCGCTCGAGGAGTAGAGCCTGGAACCCCGTGTAGGGCAGCATCACCCCTATGGTGTCGAGGCCAGGTGCTACCAGCTCGGAGACGGGTGAGCCTGGACGCTTGGGGAGGAGGAGTATCGGCCTCTCCGCCGACTCTAGCACCTCGCAGGCGCCGGGAGGAGGCTCCGCTATCGCCTGGACCACGCCACAGTCCCGGGCCATTAGAGCGAAGGGCTTCGAGGGACGGCGCTTGCGGCGCCGGAGCTCCTCGACCACGTCGTCCCGGCTAGCGAGGGCTGCTAGGTGGAAGCCCCCGACACCCTTTATCGCCAGTATGTAGCCCTCCTCTATCCTCTCGGCCGCCCACTCCACGGGGTCCTCTACGTCGAGCCGCCTACCGTCCATTGTGTAGACGTGGGTCCTCGGGCCGCACCGGGGGCAGCTTATCCCCTGGGCGTGGAAGCGGCGGAGGTTCCCAGGGTCCTCGTAGTCTCTCCGGCACTCCCTGCAGAGGGGGTACTGCCTCATGGCGGTGTTCTCGCGGTCGTAGGGCACCGTGTACATCATGGAGAACCTTGGGCCGCACCAGGCACAGCTATTCCAGTAGTAGCCGTGGAACCTTGTGGAGGGGTCGTGGATCTCGCGGAGACAGTCCCTGCATATACCGAAGTCGGGGGGTATCATGCTACGCCGGCTCTTCCGCCGCTCGCTTCTCCTTATAGTGAACCCGTCTAGGCCCTGAGGCTCTGCCTCCTCTATCTCTAGCTCCTCTATGCGGGCTGGCGGCGGCCTCTCCCGGTAGAGGCCCTCGATGAAGCTCGCGAGCTGGCTGGGCTGGCCCTCGACGTAGATCTCTACCTCGCTGCCGCCGAGGTTCACTACGTAGCCGGATAGGCCTCTGGAGACTGCTAGCCTATATATGAAGGGGCGGAAGCCTACCCCCTGCACTATGCCGGCCACGCGGAGCCGTAGGGCCCTCCTAGCCTTTGTCAACGCGTTGTACACCCTTGGGGAGGCGGGCACCGGGGAAGAACACTGCGGGGCGCGGTCGAGGGGTGTTGGCTTCGGCTAGCATATGCGTGGGACTAGCTCGCCGCTAGGAGGCTCTAGTATGCGGACCCCGCCGGTCACGCTCTTGAGGAGTACTCTGCCAGCGTGCCTGGGGTCCTTGGGCTCGTAGACCTCGCCTATTATCGCGGCTTCTTTGAATCCCAGGCTATGCATGTACTCGACTATCTCCTCGGCCTTTGAGGGCTCCACGGCTAGTACCGCGGCGCCCTCGCTTGCTAGGCTGAAGGGGTCTACGCCGAGCATCTCGGCGTACTCTCGTACCTGGGGCCGGACCGGCGTCCTAGACTCGTCTACCACTATTACGGTCTTGGTCTTCTCGGCCCAGTTGTTGAGCAGCATTGCTAGCCCGCCGCGTGTCGGGTCGCCGGCCCCGTGTATGCTGCCGCGGTACCTCTCTAGCAGCGGGAGCATCAGCCCGGTGAGCGGCTTAACGTCGCTTTCTACCCCCAGGTCTACTCCTATCGACTGTTGTGCCGCTAGGATGGCCGCGCCGTGGTCTCCTAGGTAGCCGGAGACGATTATCTTGTCGCCAGGCCGTATCTCGGTGTCGACTATGGGCTTACCCTCCACCATACCTATGCCCATCGAGGCTATTACTATGCCGTCTAGCTGGCCTTTAGGCATAACCTTGAAGTCGCCGCCTACGAGCGCGACTCTCTCCTCTGCTAGGGTGCGTATAAAGCTCTCCATTACCTTCTTGAAGTCCTCTATCGGGAACCCCTCCTCTACCACGACCCCGTCGAGCACTGCTAGGGGCCTGGCGCCAACCATTAGGAGGTCGTTTATCGTGCCAGAGGCAGCGAGTCTGCCAAGGTCGCCGCCAGGGAAGAATATCGGCTTAACAGTATAGGTGTCAACAGTCACAGCTATGTAGCGGTTCTCGCCAGCAGGTATTAGGGCCGCGTCATCCAGTATATCGAGCCCTGTGCCGCCCTCGACTTTCCACAGCTCCGGAGGCACGCTATGGACGATGAGGTTCTTTACAAGCTCTTCCGTCTCTTTACCGCCCGAGCCGTGGGCTAGAGTTATGAACTTCCATAGGCGGACATACCACGTCATAGCAGCACACCCGTCAACTTAAGCCATTAAGCCATGAGAAAGATAGGGCGGGGTTACACGTCGATGCATAGCGCACGTCTGCCACCGTGGTGATTGTGCAGCGTTACTCTGTCTTCTCGAGGCCTAGCAGCTTCTCTATCTCCTCTGCTTTCCTCTCTAGATCTGATATGAACTCCTCAATAACCTGTATCATTTCTTTTGCCCGTTCCTCGTCTATCTTCTCTATGGCTACCCCGGCGTGGACTATAACTAGGTCGCCGGGCTTTAGGTCCTCTAGGGCACCGACGTCTATCTCGCGGAGGACTCCGTCGCCGAAATCCACTACGGCTATGTGGCCTTTTACCTCCTTTACCTCTGCGGGTATACCCAAACACATGAGTCTAGCCACCCTGCCTACACACGAGCATCACGGAACACTACCATACGGGATGGGGCAAAACACGGGGGCAAGCCTGGGGCTCATAGCCTAGATTATGTTGAGGCTGCGTGCTATCTCCTCGGCCAGACCGCCTCCGCCGAACCGCGCCCAGACCGCGCATGCGCCCTCGCTACTGACCATGCATGGCCCGTAGGGGGTTCCGGGGGTACACGTCTTCATGAACAGTGGGCAGTCTGTAGGCTTAGCTATGCCTAGTGTTACCTCTGCACAGCGGCAGCCTGGCGGGAGGTCGTAGCGCCACTCCTCGGGCGTGAGCTCCTTTATGCCGTACTCGTGGAATGCGTCCACGTTTCTGTACTTGTCGCGGAAGGCGAGGCCGCTACGCGGCACGAAGCCTATGCCGCGCCACGCGGCGTCCACCTCCTCACAGCACTCCATTATCAGCTTCTGGGCACGCGTATTGCCCTCCCATTTCACTACCCTACTGTACTCGTTGACTAGTCTCGGTTTGCCCTCTATATGCTGGCGTAGTATCTCCAGTATGGCTAGAAGCACATCTATCGGCTCGAACCCCGCCACGACCGTGGGTATGCCGTACTCGTCTACCACGAACTTCCAGGCTCTTGCGCCGACTATTGTGGAGACGTGCCCCGGCGCTATGACGCCGCGTATCGGGTTGTCGCGGTGAGTTTCAAAAGTGTACCTCATTATCGGGGGTGTTAGCCGGTGTATGTTCATTATCTTGAGGTTCTCGGGCACTGCGCCCGCCACGACAGGGCTGGCCGTGGCAGGTATTGTCGTCTCGAAGCCCACGGCGAGGAACATGCTGGGTTTCCTATCGCGGCGCGCCATCCTGATCGCGTCTAGCACACTGTATACTACTACGACGTCGCCTCCTGCCGCGCGGGCCTCTTCTAGGCTTCTTATGTCGCGGCCCCTCCGCCCGGAGCCAGGGAGCCGGTAGGCGTCGCCGTATGTGTATACCCTTATCCCCTCTAGGCTCAGCTTGACCGCGACGTCGATGTAGTAGGCGGGGGTTATGCAGACAGGGCAGCCGGGGCCCGCTACTATCTCTATCTCAGGGGGCATTAGGCTCCGGATACCGTAGTGCGTAACCGTGTACTCGTGCGTGCCACAGAAGTCCATTATCTTTATAGGTGTCTGGCCTACGCGTCTAGCAGCTACCGGTGCTAGCTTATGGATCTTCTCAACGACTTTGTACGCAAGCTCTCGGTCCCGTAGTTTCTCCTCGAGCAGCTTGAGGAGGTGCGACCGTGCAGGCTGCTGCTCAGCTTGCAAGGCCCATGGGGCACCACGGTGTAGGACACCGTGGCGGGAGCTTAATTTATGTTCGCCCGGGCGAACCAAAAGTTGCAGTTAGCCCCTGTAGAGCTTTCCACTCCCTCAAGGATGCTAATGGCTCCCGTTTTTATGCCTCTCGGCCTGCTCTGCCAGCGCAGCGGCGCCCGCACTGGTAGGGATTAAAAGCGTTTCTGTAATATCTGTGCAGGGCTGCAAGGGGATGCATGTAATGAGCGGCTGGGACTGCATAGACTATAGCGGCGGTGTAAGGATATGCAGAGGAGACTTCGCGGTGAATACGCTAGTATACGGCGACAGGCTAGCCGTGGACCCATCGCGCGTACTGAGCCCCGTTAGGGCGGTGCTAATAACGCATGGCCATGTAGACCACTTCCGTTATGCCACCCCGCTACGCGAGAAGGGTGCAGCCGTTTACGCTCCACGGTTCTGCGCCCCCTTAGTGGAGGAGCCTAGGATAAACTACATGGCTACTATGGGCTGGGCTGCCGGGTTCGAGGAGCGCTACATAACACCGTATTTCGTCGGGAAGGGGACCCGGGTAGATGTGCTAGTCGAGCAGGGCAGCCTAGAGGCCGGCGGCGTACATGTCAACGCTATACCTACTCCCGGGCATACTCCGGGCCACACCGCGTACCTCGTAGAGGCGGGCGGCACAGTGTTCCTCGTGGCCGGTGACACAGTCTATGGTGAAGAGTATCTTCAGGACAACCCTGTACTCTACCACACGGATACCCTTAGATGGCTGGAGTCACTGGATAGACTAGAAGAGCTCGACTTCGATGTCCTCGTACCAGGCCATGGTCATCCTGTTGAGGCCAGGGAGGCGCGGAGGGTCATAAAGCGTAACCGGGAGAAGGTACGCGAGATGCTCTCGCTCGTCGAGTCTGTCCTCGGTGAAGAGCCGCTCTCGGGGGACGAGGTCATAGAGCTGCTCCTAGAGGCTACGGGGCTTGCTAGGAGCAGGCGCGCCTACTCAATATACATGCCTAGTGTACGGGCCCTGCTCAACGCGCTCACAGCACTCGGCAGAGCCAGGAGGAATATCGTGAAAGGAGTGCCAAAGTGGCGGAAGCCATAGGAGAGTTATCGCTAGAAATATTTACTAGCTAGTAGCGTCCCCAAGCTCAGCCTTCCCCATGGATACTATGTCTAGACGTCTACACGCTTACACCCCGACTGTATGATCCCCTACATGGAGGTGTTGCTGGTGACGGCTAGGCAGGAGCTCAGAGGCCTAGTGGTAAAGACCCTCGCCATAACCCCTAGCGGCGCGCTTAGCCCTGGACCGCTCTCCGCAAGCGCTGTAGCCATAGGCGCTCTTCTCGGCCCCCTTGGCGGCTTCCTGGTGGCCCTAGGGCACATGCTGTTCGAGCTACCGTACGTGATGCTGCTTGTCAAGTGGGCTGAGCGGTTCAACAGGGTGCTGGCCAGGGTGGAGAAGCCGCTCAACCTCGTAGTGGCCGGGTTCATAGTGTTCTTCGCCTACGGGCTGTTCCGCGACGCCGCGGCAGCGCTATCCGGGACGGTGAACACGGGGTCTGCGATAACCGTCGGAGGGGGCGTGCTGGGCGCGCTGCTCACCGGGGCCGTACTCACCGGGTTTAACCCCTACTTCCTGGCGTGGTGGGTGACTGTCGGCCTCCCCCTGGTACGCGGCGCCGCCGAGCACGGGGTCAAGGGCTTCACAGTAATGTATGCGAGCCATGTGTGGATGGACTACGCGTGGCTGGTGCTACTAGCTGCCGCCGGCGCGGGGCTGTCCCGGATAGCAGGGCTGTATGCTGCACTGCTAGCAGGGCTGGGGGTTGTGCTTCTGCTCTTTGCAGCCGATATGCTGGCCCGGAGCTTCGCAGGGAAGCGGATCCTCCCCTTCTAGCCCGGGGCCTACCTCGAGCCCCTATTTCCCTCCCCTAGTGTACTCGAAGCAGCGTAGTGGGGCTAGAGCTGCTGTGGCGCCGCCATTCTACACGCTACAGGGTATCATACTGCAGCTCGAGCGCGGTATCCGGGTAGTCCGGAGGCTCCCCAAGCTGCAGCATCTCGACACAAGGTTGCTGCGCGGCGTGATAGCTGACTTTCTGAAAGACTTGAGCCACCTAGCAGTGTACTCGCAGCTGCAGGGGCTAGGCGACGAGCGCTTCTACGGCGTAGTAGCCCGGTGTAGCCGGCTCTTTACCGAGGTCGGGCGGGCTGTGAGCACCCTGGAGGCGTTGGCGGAGCTTCAGAGGGTAGACCTACCCAGAGCTACGAAGAGGCTAGCAGAGACGCTAGCAGCTGACCCATGCCTGGAGGAGCTGGAGAAGCTTCTGGCAGAGGTAAAGAACACTATGGATACGCGAGGGCAGAAGAGTGGCTAGCGCTTGACCTTCTCTAGGAAGTAGCGGTGTATCCTCGTGTCACCGGTTAGCTCGGGGTGGAAGGCTAGTGCTAGCTTGCCGTCCTCCTCGGCCGCGACTGTGACACCGTCTAGCTCTGCTATGGCCTCTGCTCTGCCCCATAGCTTGGTTATCGCTGGGGCGCGGATGAAGACTCCGCGGAAGGGCTTCTCGCCTAGAGCTAGTATCTTGAGGTCTACCTCGAAGCTCTCCCTCTGCCTCCCGTAGTAGTTCCTCACCACCTCGATGTTCATAACCGCTAGTAGCGGCTGCTTGGTCTCGCCTACGACGCGGTCCCGGACACTCTTAGCTAGCAGCGCTGCGCCAGCGCACGTGCCCATAGCCGGGAGCCCGGACTCGAGTAGGTCGCGCAGCTCGTCGAGGAGGCCGACGCGGCGGGCTACTACGCCTATCGTCGTGCTCTCGCCGCCGGGGATTATCACAGCGTCTAGGCCGCGGAGGCTGCTAGGCTTCTTCACCAGTACGGGCTCTATGCTCCAGCCGGTCTCCTGGGCCAGCCTGCGTAGCATGTGTAGGTGCTCGTAGAAGCCTCCCTGGAGAGCCAGGATACCCACCTTCACGGCTAGTCGCCCCTTACCTGTAGCAGCTCCTCGGGCTTGAGCTTACGTATGTCTATGCCCATCATGCTCTTCTGTTCGCTTATCATCGCCTGGGCCTCTGCTACGGTCTCCGGGTCATCCCACATGCTCGTGGCGAGGACTATCGCTGCAGCGCGCTCTCTGGGGTCACTGCTCTTGAATATACCGGAGCCGACGAACACGCCGTCGGCGCCCAACCACATCATTAGCGCAGCGTCCGCTGGCGTGGCTATGCCGCCGGCGGCGAAGTTTACTACTGGGAGGCGGCCGAGCCGTGCTGTTAGCTCTACTAGCTGGTGTGGCACGCCATACTCGCGGGCTACACGCATCCTCTCCTCCGGCGTCATGCCGCGGAGGCTCCATATCTCCTTCACGATTATCTTCATGTGGCGTACCGCCTCGGCCACGTTGCCTGTGCCCGCCTCGCCCTTCGTACGGATCATGGCAGCGCCTTCTGTTATACGGCGGAGGGCTTCGCCAAGGTTCCGGGCGCCGTTAACGAAGGGTACCTTGAACAGCCACTTGTTGATGTGGTGTTTCTCGTCTACGGGCGTGAGTACCTCGCTCTCGTCTATCATGTCTACGCCTATGCTCTCGAGTATGGCGGCTTCGTAGTAGTGGCCTATACGCACCTTAGCCATGACCGGTATAGTGACTGTGTCCATGACCTGCTGTATCACCTTCACGTCGGCCATGCGGGCTACTCCGCCCTGGCGGCGGACGTCGTAGGGCAGCTTGTCGAGGACCATCACTGAGGCCGCACCGGCCTCCTCCGCTATCCCGGCTTGCTCGGTGTTCGTCACGTCCATGCAGACGCCGCCCTTCTGGAACACGGGGAACCCGTACTTGACGCGGAGGGTGCCGCGGGCGGGTATCTCGATGTACTCTGGGAGCTTCTCTGGGCCGTACTGGAACCAGCCGTCCTCGCGGAGCCTATCAGCAGCCTCGGCTAGGCGGTAGAAGAAGTCCACTATACGGTCAAACCCGACTTCGTATAGACGGGCTCTCTCCACGCCTACGTGGTAGGGGGGTAGTGTCACAGCCTGGTGCACCGAGATGGCGGGTGTGCTGTGTACCCGGGGAGTGATAAACCTGTATCCCCCGAGGATAGACAGATAGATAACCAGGTTATGTCTAGTGCAGCTGAAGCGAGCCGGCCCGGCCCCGCGTCACGGTAGAAAAGCGCTGGGCGCACTAGCGCCTGGCTGCCTAGGCCCTAGCCTTCCGGAAGTATGGTATCGCTACCAGTGTTAGAGTGTCACGTACCTCTCTCATGCCGCGTATTCTCCGCGTCACTATCTCCGCCACCGTGTCTACATCGCTGGCCTCTACCCTGGCTACTAGGTCGTATATGCCCGGTACACTGAGCACCTCTTTGACCTCGTCTATCTCGGCGAGCTTGGCTGCTACGTCCTGCTCGCGGCCAGGCTCAACGTTTATCAGTACTAGCGCCACCGTCCTGAGGCCTACCTTCTCTATGTGGTTTAGCGCCGCGAAGGCTAGGTCCGTCGCCGTCACTACCCTGTCTGCGTTTGCCTCTTTATCGTGGACTACCAGCCGTAGTACGTCGTTCTCCTCCATCAGCTCTACTGCAGCGCGTGCATCGAAGTCCGCTGGCACCCTTATCGCTTCTCCACGGGCGTAGTCGCCGACCCTAGCCTCGGCCGGGTTTACGCCCTCCGCGAGCGCGGCTAGGAAGTCCCATTCGCGGAGTATTTTGAGCTCGTCTCCGCTGCGCACGAATACCTCTGTCACGCCGTTACTGTCCATGGCCTTGGCCGCGGCTTGAAGGCTCGCATCGGGGTCGATCACCACCATGTTTCTAGACTTCGCCTCCACGGTGGCTGTGCCGTAGGGTATGAGCCTCCATAGGTGGAAGGCTATGTGGCGTGGCTCCACGTGGCCGCGTATCTTGTTGCGGTGGTCTACTACTGGCAGGAAGCGCACCATCTCCTTCTTCATTATCCTTAGCGCCTCGTCAATCGGGTCGTCTAGCCTGACTACTACCGGGTCTGTGACAGCGTATTCGGCTACACGCGCCTTGTCGAGATCGGTGCCCTCGGCTACCGCCTTGACTAGGCGGCGTAGGCTGAGGACGAGGCTTGGCCTCTTCTCCGCGTCTAGCGTCACTGTTGCTGTTGCGCGGTTGGCTAGCATGACCTCGGCTGCTTTTCTTAGCGTTAGGTCCGCAGCGGCTATGGGGAGCCTCCTAGCCTCCATGACGTCCTTGACGAGGGGGAGTATCTGCCCCGTCATGTTCCTCACCCGGGGCGCCCAGGTAGGGAGATTTATAATGTAGAATTGGGCTGCCGCTTCTATAAAAACGTTTCTATGGGCGGCGGCGCCTCGCCAACCCTTATTTAAGCCTGGCAAGGGGCTACGCAAGGGGGAGCCGAAATGGTTACTGATAAGCTGCTTAGAGCCTTCGTAGCCTTGCTGGCCCTATCCTACCTCGGGATCAACCTAGCAGTGCCGCTGCCCAGGTTCCTCGTAGCGGAGAACCTTGTACTAGCAGCAGCCTACACCGCCGCGCTAATAGGGCTACTGAAGGGAATGAGGAAGACTAGTGCCTACCTCGTTCTCCTCGCGGGCTTCAACGCGGGCAGAGTCTCCCGCAGCATAGTCTCGCCGACCGGCGAGCTAGGCAGACTAGCAGCCGAGCACGTGCCGCTACTGGCCCTCATCCTGCTAGTGGCGCTGCTAGCGCTACGCGAGACCCTCCGCGCCATGGAGCAGGGGTAGCGGGCGCGCTCTGCGCCGGCCCGGGGAAGCACCACTCATGGTGTCCCTGCCGTGCTCGTGGCAGGGGTGGATGCAGGGGCCTCGCACACGCGGGCCCTGGTCTACGATACTGGCAGCGGCGGCGTATGGGCGGGCGCTGCTGGGCCGGGTAACCCGGTTAACGTCGGCGCGGCTGCCGCCGGGGCTGCTGTACGCGAGGCCATCGAGGATGCGCTGCGGGGCACCGGGCATAGGGCCGGGCGCATATCCGTGGTGGTGGCTGGGTTTGCGGGGCTTGACAGTAGGATTCTCGTCGGGCAGCTAGCCGGCCTTATAGCCTCGGCTAGCGGCTACGGGGATAGGCTAGTAGTTGAGCACGATGCGCACATAGCCCTGGTGCATGCTACTGGCGGCGCTCCCGGCGTCCTGGTTATAGCGGGGACAGGGAGCATAGCCTACGCGCTATCCCCGAGCGGCGAGAGGATAATCGTTGGGGACCATGGCTGGCTCCTGGGGGACGAGGGGAGCGGCTTCTGGGTCTCCCGGGCCGCTCTACGCAAGCTGCTCCGCGTGCTCGACGGCCGTGAGCAGCGTAGCTGCCTAACAGACGCTGTGGCCCGCGCCCTGGGAGTTACCAGCGGCGACGAGCTGGCGTACTGGTTCTACCTTACGCGGGGCCGCGTAGACCGCATCGCTGGCCTCGCCCTCCACGTTGCCCGCGCCGCCGAGGAGGGCTGCGGGGAGGCCCGCGAGCTGCTAGAGCAGGGCGCCGAGGAGCTAGCCTGGGCCGCCGTCGTGGCTGCCCGGAGGGCCGGCCTAGACACCGTCTACGTGACGGGCTCCATGTTCCGGAGCCGGGTCTTCCGGGACAAGTTCAGAGCGGGGCTGGAGGAGCACGGGCTGTGGATGAGCAGTAGGGAGGTCTACCCTGCTCTGGGCGCGTTGATGCTAGCCCTGGAGAAGGCAGGGCTGAGAGAGGAGGCAGAAGCCGTGGCTGAGGACCCCGTGGTCCTGGAGGCCGCGCGGGGCCTCTACGAAGAGGGGACTAGCGCATCTGCTGGGTCAGCAGGGCTGTGAAGCCGCCGAGGTACACCATGGCCTCCATCGCCCGGTAGGCCTCCTCCACGCTGGCCGCCCGGTAGCATACCCGGCGCCCTGTGTCCCGGTCGGTGCCCGGCATGAGGGCTGCTGTCTCCGCGTAGGCTGGGCTCATGAACTCTATGCATACCTCTACCGCGTCCCAGCCCATCCGGAGCGGTTTCAGCTCGCCGGCACGGCTCCTCCGGATGGACTCCTTAACGGCTTCCCGCAGGTCTTCCTCAACCTCCTCGATGGAGGGCGACACGGATGATAGGTAGCCCGTGCTCCTCGACAGGGGGAGCCACACCGCCCAGGGAGTGTACTGCTCTACCTCCTTGCCCAGCTCGCCGCTCCCCGCGACGAGGCCTACCGGTATACCCCATTCTCCTAGCAGCAGAGCGTTGAACAGGTACTCGGACGCCTCTAGCCCGTTGACCGTGAGCCTGTACACCACTCTACTCGAGAAGCTATGAGCGAGCACAGAGTCCACACCAGCCCGGGCATGGTAGCCGAGGAACACCGCGTAGCTCGAGCCACGGGCGCCAGCCACCATAGAGAGGCTCCGCGGGAACCCCCGCACCACCTCCACGCCGCGCGGCATCTGCTGCGGCTCGATGTTGACCATGAGCCCGTGGCTATCAGCTACCACTACACTGTAGCCCTGCTCGACCAGCAGCGCCGCTGCTAGGCGCGTAAGCCTAGTGGCGACTATGCGGAGCTCGCTAAAGAGGCTACGTCCCGGCATGAGCTGGAGCGGCGAGACTATGTAGGGCAGGCCCTCCGCGTCAACAGAGACAAACACTTTTCCAGCCACTGTGCCAGCACCCTGTGGGGCTAGCGCCGCTGAAGGTAATAATGCTGGAGCCTTTTACTGCCGCTGCGGGCCGGCGGCCGCCGCTCTCGCTTTCGAGGCCTCCACGTGGTCTAGGTATAGCTTGTAGAGGCGGAGTAGCTCCTCCTCCGCCTCCCCGGGGTCCCCGTAGACGAGCACCGCCTCGTCTACCAGGGTTTTCGCGAGCGCCGGGCT
The window above is part of the Pyrodictium abyssi genome. Proteins encoded here:
- the hypF gene encoding carbamoyltransferase HypF, which encodes MTKARRALRLRVAGIVQGVGFRPFIYRLAVSRGLSGYVVNLGGSEVEIYVEGQPSQLASFIEGLYRERPPPARIEELEIEEAEPQGLDGFTIRRSERRKSRRSMIPPDFGICRDCLREIHDPSTRFHGYYWNSCAWCGPRFSMMYTVPYDRENTAMRQYPLCRECRRDYEDPGNLRRFHAQGISCPRCGPRTHVYTMDGRRLDVEDPVEWAAERIEEGYILAIKGVGGFHLAALASRDDVVEELRRRKRRPSKPFALMARDCGVVQAIAEPPPGACEVLESAERPILLLPKRPGSPVSELVAPGLDTIGVMLPYTGFQALLLERVRDGFLIMTSGNETGYPMCTTLECVFTHLRGIADYVVAHDREIVHRVDDSVLRYTDGELVFLRRARGYAPMWLYAPMELPDMVAVGAELQTAGAVAFEDKVVPTQYIGDMDEPGQVEELERELRWFIEVYSLKPRVVAVDMHPGYHNRGLAARLADEYGAELVEVQHHHAHAAAAMLEDRVPPGEKRAAITIDGTGYGTDATVWGGEVLVARYSSFTRAASLYPFRLPGGDAAAKWPVKALIGLMQASGLDEEETLSILRRRGLLSRDRLPHGEAEARVSYRLAASGRAPITTSMGRTLDALAALLGIAWRRDYEGEPAMRLEAAARGGRDHGYTPRLLSLDGRLVVDTPGLLHWVIENLDRLPTRDIAATVQRGLGRALGEAAARAARGLDGPVYIAGGAAVNTPIVQGIREALRGHGLEAQVPRRLPPGDGGIAAGQLLVAAARLEE
- the hypE gene encoding hydrogenase expression/formation protein HypE yields the protein MTWYVRLWKFITLAHGSGGKETEELVKNLIVHSVPPELWKVEGGTGLDILDDAALIPAGENRYIAVTVDTYTVKPIFFPGGDLGRLAASGTINDLLMVGARPLAVLDGVVVEEGFPIEDFKKVMESFIRTLAEERVALVGGDFKVMPKGQLDGIVIASMGIGMVEGKPIVDTEIRPGDKIIVSGYLGDHGAAILAAQQSIGVDLGVESDVKPLTGLMLPLLERYRGSIHGAGDPTRGGLAMLLNNWAEKTKTVIVVDESRTPVRPQVREYAEMLGVDPFSLASEGAAVLAVEPSKAEEIVEYMHSLGFKEAAIIGEVYEPKDPRHAGRVLLKSVTGGVRILEPPSGELVPRIC
- the hypC gene encoding HypC/HybG/HupF family hydrogenase formation chaperone, with product MCLGIPAEVKEVKGHIAVVDFGDGVLREIDVGALEDLKPGDLVIVHAGVAIEKIDEERAKEMIQVIEEFISDLERKAEEIEKLLGLEKTE
- the hypD gene encoding hydrogenase formation protein HypD, translating into MQAEQQPARSHLLKLLEEKLRDRELAYKVVEKIHKLAPVAARRVGQTPIKIMDFCGTHEYTVTHYGIRSLMPPEIEIVAGPGCPVCITPAYYIDVAVKLSLEGIRVYTYGDAYRLPGSGRRGRDIRSLEEARAAGGDVVVVYSVLDAIRMARRDRKPSMFLAVGFETTIPATASPVVAGAVPENLKIMNIHRLTPPIMRYTFETHRDNPIRGVIAPGHVSTIVGARAWKFVVDEYGIPTVVAGFEPIDVLLAILEILRQHIEGKPRLVNEYSRVVKWEGNTRAQKLIMECCEEVDAAWRGIGFVPRSGLAFRDKYRNVDAFHEYGIKELTPEEWRYDLPPGCRCAEVTLGIAKPTDCPLFMKTCTPGTPYGPCMVSSEGACAVWARFGGGGLAEEIARSLNII
- a CDS encoding MBL fold metallo-hydrolase, translating into MSGWDCIDYSGGVRICRGDFAVNTLVYGDRLAVDPSRVLSPVRAVLITHGHVDHFRYATPLREKGAAVYAPRFCAPLVEEPRINYMATMGWAAGFEERYITPYFVGKGTRVDVLVEQGSLEAGGVHVNAIPTPGHTPGHTAYLVEAGGTVFLVAGDTVYGEEYLQDNPVLYHTDTLRWLESLDRLEELDFDVLVPGHGHPVEAREARRVIKRNREKVREMLSLVESVLGEEPLSGDEVIELLLEATGLARSRRAYSIYMPSVRALLNALTALGRARRNIVKGVPKWRKP
- a CDS encoding LysE family transporter: MTARQELRGLVVKTLAITPSGALSPGPLSASAVAIGALLGPLGGFLVALGHMLFELPYVMLLVKWAERFNRVLARVEKPLNLVVAGFIVFFAYGLFRDAAAALSGTVNTGSAITVGGGVLGALLTGAVLTGFNPYFLAWWVTVGLPLVRGAAEHGVKGFTVMYASHVWMDYAWLVLLAAAGAGLSRIAGLYAALLAGLGVVLLLFAADMLARSFAGKRILPF
- the pdxT gene encoding pyridoxal 5'-phosphate synthase glutaminase subunit PdxT, which encodes MKVGILALQGGFYEHLHMLRRLAQETGWSIEPVLVKKPSSLRGLDAVIIPGGESTTIGVVARRVGLLDELRDLLESGLPAMGTCAGAALLAKSVRDRVVGETKQPLLAVMNIEVVRNYYGRQRESFEVDLKILALGEKPFRGVFIRAPAITKLWGRAEAIAELDGVTVAAEEDGKLALAFHPELTGDTRIHRYFLEKVKR
- the pdxS gene encoding pyridoxal 5'-phosphate synthase lyase subunit PdxS; the protein is MTLPPYHVGVERARLYEVGFDRIVDFFYRLAEAADRLREDGWFQYGPEKLPEYIEIPARGTLRVKYGFPVFQKGGVCMDVTNTEQAGIAEEAGAASVMVLDKLPYDVRRQGGVARMADVKVIQQVMDTVTIPVMAKVRIGHYYEAAILESIGVDMIDESEVLTPVDEKHHINKWLFKVPFVNGARNLGEALRRITEGAAMIRTKGEAGTGNVAEAVRHMKIIVKEIWSLRGMTPEERMRVAREYGVPHQLVELTARLGRLPVVNFAAGGIATPADAALMMWLGADGVFVGSGIFKSSDPRERAAAIVLATSMWDDPETVAEAQAMISEQKSMMGIDIRKLKPEELLQVRGD
- a CDS encoding CBS domain-containing protein, yielding MTGQILPLVKDVMEARRLPIAAADLTLRKAAEVMLANRATATVTLDAEKRPSLVLSLRRLVKAVAEGTDLDKARVAEYAVTDPVVVRLDDPIDEALRIMKKEMVRFLPVVDHRNKIRGHVEPRHIAFHLWRLIPYGTATVEAKSRNMVVIDPDASLQAAAKAMDSNGVTEVFVRSGDELKILREWDFLAALAEGVNPAEARVGDYARGEAIRVPADFDARAAVELMEENDVLRLVVHDKEANADRVVTATDLAFAALNHIEKVGLRTVALVLINVEPGREQDVAAKLAEIDEVKEVLSVPGIYDLVARVEASDVDTVAEIVTRRIRGMREVRDTLTLVAIPYFRKARA
- a CDS encoding BadF/BadG/BcrA/BcrD ATPase family protein → MLVAGVDAGASHTRALVYDTGSGGVWAGAAGPGNPVNVGAAAAGAAVREAIEDALRGTGHRAGRISVVVAGFAGLDSRILVGQLAGLIASASGYGDRLVVEHDAHIALVHATGGAPGVLVIAGTGSIAYALSPSGERIIVGDHGWLLGDEGSGFWVSRAALRKLLRVLDGREQRSCLTDAVARALGVTSGDELAYWFYLTRGRVDRIAGLALHVARAAEEGCGEARELLEQGAEELAWAAVVAARRAGLDTVYVTGSMFRSRVFRDKFRAGLEEHGLWMSSREVYPALGALMLALEKAGLREEAEAVAEDPVVLEAARGLYEEGTSASAGSAGL